The following proteins are co-located in the Prionailurus viverrinus isolate Anna chromosome A1, UM_Priviv_1.0, whole genome shotgun sequence genome:
- the ZBED3 gene encoding zinc finger BED domain-containing protein 3, protein MRSDEPTTPMEESGAPDDATAQGGPCPGLAPAPPGRLGAPYCEAWGYFHLAPARPGHAAGQWATCRLCGEQVSRGPGFHSGTPALWRHLKSAHRRELEKSSARSSPAAAPGPLPPPPPPRGPSAEGDWARLLEQMGALAVRCSLRERELARREAAVEQGERALALRRRALQEEERAAAQARRELQAEREALQGRLREVSRREGALALASTPLQTPLKEEPLGERDGYIITKVL, encoded by the coding sequence ATGAGGAGTGACGAGCCGACGACGCCCATGGAAGAGAGCGGCGCGCCAGACGACGCTACGGCGCAGGGCGGCCCGTGTCCCGGCCTGGCCCCGGCCCCTCCCGGCCGCCTGGGGGCGCCCTACTGCGAGGCCTGGGGCTACTTTCACCTGGCCCCCGCGCGCCCGGGCCACGCGGCGGGCCAGTGGGCCACCTGCCGGCTGTGCGGGGAGCAGGTGAGCCGCGGCCCGGGCTTCCACTCGGGCACCCCGGCGCTGTGGCGGCACCTCAAGAGCGCGCATCGACGGGAGCTGGAGAAGAGCTCCGCCCGCAGCTCGCCGGCCGCCGCCCCGggcccgctgccgccgccgccgcctcctcgcGGGCCCTCGGCCGAGGGCGACTGGGCGCGCCTGCTGGAGCAGATGGGCGCGCTGGCCGTGCGCTGCAGCCTGCGCGAGCGCGAGCTGGCGCGGCGCGAGGCGGCGGTGGAGCAGGGCGAGCGCGCCCTGGCGCTGAGGCGCAGGGCCCTGCAGGAGGAGGAGCGCGCGGCGGCCCAGGCGCGGCGGGAGCTGCAGGCCGAGAGGGAGGCGCTGCAGGGGCGGCTGCGGGAAGTGAGCCGCCGCGAAGGCGCCCTGGCCTTGGCCTCTACTCCGCTGCAGACTCCGCTCAAAGAAGAGCCCTTGGGGGAGAGGGACGGCTACATAATTACCAAGGT